The Pecten maximus chromosome 11, xPecMax1.1, whole genome shotgun sequence genome has a segment encoding these proteins:
- the LOC117337182 gene encoding tRNA-dihydrouridine(20) synthase [NAD(P)+]-like: MAGSVLEYSNKLILAPMVRVSTLPMRLLALRYGADIVYCEEVIDFKILATTRYENKILGTVDYISSDETVVFRTSPEEKGKVVFQMGTSNAQRALKAAKKIENDVSAIDINMGCPKEFSIKGGMGAALLTKPDKVKDILTTLVNGLSIPVTCKIRLLPTLEDTLALVKMIENTGVAAIAVHGRLKEERPRHANRNHIIKIIADSVKIPVIANGGSKEMRMYTDIATFLQETGCTSAMIARQAEWNPTIFRKEGKLPLLDVCKAYVRVALQYNNVYTNIKYCVLNMMHEDMELEEGQKMLGAMSQEDISDIWGLRQYFEDLKASWKKMEIELFNTKIEITIKKTPDGTGNFVEMPVRYLKKDYPMGISAKQRLFEWSKRKKMPHPDYKTVEREGDRYFMSVLTLGSSTYKSSYWEKSKSIAEQNAAIVASIVLDIDDGRKPGSCEMTEAVAAKWRELCQEKNSGDNISQINSESASVCDQSHNENENIHMVSDTKRKHNTSETDTVEDLNGIAGKRKCDDFTEGSKQNSNKLTSGGEQNSQSSIEISQSERVSVERSGLG, encoded by the exons AAATACTTGGGACAGTTGATTATATATCCTCTGATGAAACAGTTGTGTTCAGGACCAGTCCAGAAGAAAAAGGAAAAGTGGTTTTTCAAATG GGGACATCTAATGCACAGAGAGCTCTTAAGGCTGCCAAAAAAAT agaaaatgatgtatCTGCTATAGATATCAACATGGGCTGCCCGAAAGAATTTTCCATCAAG GGAGGGATGGGTGCTGCTTTACTGACAAAACCGGACAAGGTCAAGGAC ATCCTGACAACACTTGTAAATGGCCTGTCTATACCTGTCACCTGTAAAATCAGACTGTTACCAACG CTTGAGGATACTCTAGCGCTGGTAAAGATGATCGAGAACACAGGGGTGGCAGCTATCGCTGTACATGGACGGCTGAAAGAAGAGAGACCTCGTCATGCGAATCGCAACCACATCATCAAGATCATAGCAGACAGTGTCAAAATTCCAGTTATTGCTAA TGGTGGATCCAAGGAGATGcgtatgtatacagacatagctACATTTCTACAGGAAACTGGCTGTACATCGGCTATGATAGCACGTCAAGCCGAGTGGAACCCAACCATCTTCAGGAAGGAAGGCAAGCTGCCACTATTAGATGTATGTAAGGCATATGTCAGAGTG GCCCTACAGTACAACAATGTCTacacaaacattaaatactgtGTACTCAACATGATGCATGAGGATATGGAGTTGGAGGAGGGACAGAAGATGCTGGGGGCAATGTCACAGGAGGATATCAG TGATATTTGGGGCCTTCGACAATACTTCGAGGACTTGAAGGCATCTTGGAAAAAGATGGAAATAGAACTCTTCAATACAAAGATAGAAATCACAATCAAGAAAACACCGGATGGGACTGGTAATTTTGTTGAAATGCCAGTTCGCTACCTAAA GAAAGACTATCCAATGGGGATCAGTGCCAAACAGAGGCTGTTTGAGTGGTCAAAGCGAAAGAAGATGCCACACCCAGATTATAAAACT GTGGAGAGAGAGGGAGACCGATACTTCATGAGCGTGTTGACTCTGGGAAGCAGCACATACAAAAGTTCCTACTG GGAAAAGTCTAAAAGTATCGCAGAACAGAATGCTGCAATTGTAGCATCAATAGTATTAGATATAGACGATGGCCGTAAACCTGGCTCATGTGAAATGACGGAAGCAGTGGCAGCCAAGTGGAGAGAACTCTGTCAAGAAAAAAATTCAGGTGATAATATCTCCCAGATAAACTCGGAATCGGCTTCTGTATGTGATCAATCACATAACGAGAATGAAAATATACACATGGTCAGTGACACAAAGAGGAAACACAACACTTCTGAAACAGATACTGTAGAAGATCTGAATGGAATAGCCGGTAAAAGAAAATGTGATGATTTTACAGAGGGAAGTAAACAGAACAGCAATAAATTAACAAGTGGAGGTGAACAGAACAGTCAGTCTAGTATTGAgattagccaatcagaaagAGTTTCTGTTGAAAGAAGTGGACTTGGTTAA